The Isorropodon fossajaponicum endosymbiont JTNG4 genome segment TTATCAAACAAGTCACACATAGGTGTCTTACTTAGCATCTCTTGCTAAAGCTTGTAGTAGTTGATTGCCAGTTTCATCACCTGCTTGTTCTCCTATTGTGAGTGTGCAATGCTCTAACCTACTTGGACACATTTCAAGCCGCTTTTTTCAATTCAGCCATCTTTTGAGCAGGTGTTAAATACCCAATCGCTGAATGAATCCTTTTGTAATTATACAAGTAGATATAACCCTCTACATTTTGCACGACTTCACTATGATTTGCAAAACTTTGATAATTTAATCTCTCAGTCTTCAGACTTCTAAAGAAACGCTCCATGACCGCATTATCCCAACAATTACCTCGCCTGCTCATGCTTTGAGTAATGTTGTTCTTGTTGCAATAATCAATAAAAACTTTAGAAGAGTATTGAGTCCCTTGATCAGAGTGGAACATGTGTTTATTTGTATTGGGCTGGTGTCTAGACACAGCATTACTAAGCGCATCCTTTGCCAACTGAGCATTAGGCTGTTTTGACAATGCCCAACCAACAACTTGTCTTGAGCCTAAATCCAACACACTGGCTAAATAACTCCCACCTTGATAGGTTTTGATATAGGTAATATCACCAACCCAATGCGTATTAATTGATTGCTGCTCAAACACACGATTTAATAGGTTTTTTGCCTTTTTAAACATCAATCTAGTATTAGGGTAATAATGACGCTTTCTTGGGCGTATGGCAACTACATTGGCTTTTTTCATTAGCGTTGCAGTTTGGTAAATACCAATGTTATAACCTTGGTTATTCAAAACTACTCGCATTCTGCGTTTGCCATAGGTGTATCCAACTTCAATAGCAGTTTGTTTGATTAATTTAATCATAGCGTTGGTGTTGTTGTTTACTCGCTTATCTTTGACTTGATAGTAATAACTACTGCGAGGAAGTTTGAGTAATGCTCATAATTCTTTAGTATTGTATTGTTGGCAAGCCTTGTTTATCTTGATAATCATATCACTTGGTGATTGTCCACAGCGAACAAGGCTGTTGCCTTTTTTAAGATTTCATTGTCCCTTTGTGCGCGCCAAAGTTGTTTCTCAAGCAGTTGTATTGTTTGTTGTTCAGAAGTCAGCGCTTTGCCTGACTCTGGTGTTTGTCCACCAAGCTCTGCTAGGTATTGTTTTCTCCATCTGCTAACTGCTGAGGAGCAAGCTCCTGATATTATCATGATTTTTTTTATTGGTGTAATTCTCATGCACCATGAGTTTGGCATAATCTAGTGTTCCCCCTCAAGGGGGTATTGAACAGAATGTTCAACGGTAAAAGTCACTCGTTGTTTTCTTGATTTATATTGTGTCATTACTGACCTCCTTATGGTTTGTATTATAAGGCTATCTTTGTGTCCAATAAAATTAGACTATTGCACCGGCTCACATGCTATAGGTAAGTGGGTAAATAAACCACAGACTGGTTATATCAGTGATTATGATGTTTTAGTGATTGTTAATCAATTTGACTTTGGTCATAAATTATGACTTGTGGGATACCATTGAGGATAAAGTTAGAATCTTCTTGCCACCACCTTTTAAGCTAGAGTGTAATTTAATTGTACACACCTTGGACGAGGTAAACAGTGCCTTAAAAGAAGGACAATACTTCTTTACTGATATTAAAGAGCAAGGGATCATTTTCTATATGAGTTAAGTAGAAAAGAATTGGCAATACCGGAGGACTTAACCCAAGAAAAATGCAAAAAGATGGCGGTTCGAGATTATGAGTGCTGGTTTGGTATTGGAAGTGATTTTTTTGAACAATACCAACACACATTCAAACGCAAAAAGTTAAATGTAGTAGCCTTTGAACTCCATCAAACTACTGGACACTATTATTCTTGCTTATCTTTAGTGCTAACTCAATACAAACCCTATACTCATAATTTAAAACAACTTAGCTCAATGGCAATCCATCAAAATGAAGTATTAATTGATATCTTTCCACAAGATGATAAGTTTAAACGTCGTTGTTTCCAGTTACTTAAACAAGCCTATGTTAAAGCACGTTACTCGGAACATTATAAAATCAAAGAAGAGGAATTAAACTAATTAAGTGAAAGAGTGATTCACTTACAAGCTTTAACCAGACGGCTTTGTGGAGAAAAGATTAAGTCGTTTGATTAACTCGTGTATCGGGTTTTTATGACAGATAAATCAAGCGTAGGTTGTTTTGACTACTTTATCTTGGCTAATAACTCCTCTTCAGTTTCAACACGATCAGGGTCAGACAAACAACAATCAACTGGGCAGACTTCAACGCATTGTGGTTCGTCAAAATGACCTTTGCATTCTGTACACTTATCGCCATCAATCTCATAAATTTCATCGCCCATATAAATGGCGTCATTGGGGCATTCTGGCTCACAAACATCACAATTAATGCATTCGTCTGTAATCAATAAGGACATGGTCTTTTCCTAAAAAAGTTGTAACAACAAATTTATTTGTCTTATTTTACCGTACTGTTGGTATCTTGTCTAATCAGTTTTTAGGTATCATAATTGTTTTTCATCAACCATATTATTAATATGATATATCGCTTATTCTTACTGTTAGCATTGATTATTTCACTGCCATCACAAGCCAAATTAGAAGAGGGTTTGTATGCCAATTTACACACCAATCAAGGGGATATTATTGTCAAACTTGAGTTTGAAAAAACACCACTAACCGTGATTAATTTTGTGGGTTTAGCGCAAGGCAAAAAGCACTCAAACATTCAAATCGGAAAACCTTTTTACAATGGCTTAAAATTTCATCGAGTGATTGATAGTTTTATGGTTCAAGGAGGCGACCCAAAAGGCAATGGCACTGGTGGTCCAGGTTATCAATTTATGGATGAAATTACCGACCTGAAACATGATGGTGGCGGTATTTTATCCATGGCAAATTCTGGCCCTAATACTAATGGCTCGCAATTTTTTATCACTCATAAAACCACACCTTGGCTAGACGGCAAGCACACTATCTTTGGTCGTGTTGTTAAAGGTATGAATGTGGTTAATCGTATTAAACAAGATGACTTTATTCGCAAAGTTAATATTATTCGTATTGGCGACAAAGCAAAAAACTTTCAAACTGACGAAGCGGCATTTCAAGCAACTAATGCAAAATACACAAGTAAAGAAGAGCAACAACTGACTCAGAAAAGACAGAGCTTAGTCAAATTTGTCAACCAAACCTATCCAAATACCAAACTGATGACAGCAGGACATCTTGTTGAAATTAACCAAATAGGTAAAGGCAATCAACCCAAAAAAAAGATTTAGTTAAGGTTAAT includes the following:
- a CDS encoding HEPN domain-containing protein, producing the protein MAIPEDLTQEKCKKMAVRDYECWFGIGSDFFEQYQHTFKRKKLNVVAFELHQTTGHYYSCLSLVLTQYKPYTHNLKQLSSMAIHQNEVLIDIFPQDDKFKRRCFQLLKQAYVKARYSEHYKIKEEELN
- a CDS encoding YfhL family 4Fe-4S dicluster ferredoxin, producing MSLLITDECINCDVCEPECPNDAIYMGDEIYEIDGDKCTECKGHFDEPQCVEVCPVDCCLSDPDRVETEEELLAKIK
- a CDS encoding peptidylprolyl isomerase: MIISLPSQAKLEEGLYANLHTNQGDIIVKLEFEKTPLTVINFVGLAQGKKHSNIQIGKPFYNGLKFHRVIDSFMVQGGDPKGNGTGGPGYQFMDEITDLKHDGGGILSMANSGPNTNGSQFFITHKTTPWLDGKHTIFGRVVKGMNVVNRIKQDDFIRKVNIIRIGDKAKNFQTDEAAFQATNAKYTSKEEQQLTQKRQSLVKFVNQTYPNTKLMTAGHLVEINQIGKGNQPKKKI